One Peromyscus leucopus breed LL Stock chromosome 20, UCI_PerLeu_2.1, whole genome shotgun sequence genomic window, CGAGTCCAACTTCACCGCCTACGGGGAGCCGCGGCCGCTCAAGTTCCGAGAGATGCTGACCAATGGCACCTTCGAGTACATCCGCCACAAGGTGCTCTACGTCTTTCTGGACCACTTCCCACCCGGTGGCCGGCAGGACGGCTGGATCGCAGACGACTACCTGCGCACCTTCCTCACCCAGGATGGTGTCTCCCGCTTGCGCAACCTGCGGCCTGATGATGTCTTCATCATCAACGACGCAGACGAGATCCCAGCGCGTGATGGTGTGCTATTTCTCAAACTCTACGACGGCTGGACCGAGCCCTTTGCCTTCCATATGCGCAAGTCCCTGTACGGCTTCTTCTGGAAGCAACCGGGCACGCTGGAGGTGGTGTCGGGCTGCACTGTGGACATGTTGCAGGCCGTGTATGGACTGGATGGCATCCGCCTGCGCCGCCGCCAATACTACACTATGCCCAACTTCCGACAGTATGAGAACCGCACGGGCCACATCCTAGTGCAGTGGTCCCTTGGCAGTCCCCTGCACTTTGCGGGCTGGCATTGCTCCTGGTGCTTCACGCCTGAGGGCATCTATTTCAAGCTTGTGTCGGCTCAGAATGGCGACTTCCCACGCTGGGGGGACTATGAGGACAAGAGGGACCTCAATTACATCCGCAGCTTGATTCGCACCGGGGGCTGGTTCGACGGCACACAGCAGGAGTACCCTCCCGCAGACCCCAGTGAGCACATGTATGCTCCCAAATACCTGCTCAAGAACTATGACCAGTTCCGCTACCTGCTGGACAACCCATACCGGGAGCCAAAAAGCACTGTGGAGGGTGGGCGCCGGAACCCGGGCTCCGAGGGAAGGTCACCTGCTGCCAGGGGCAAGTTGGATGCAGTGGAGGGTTAGGGCTGGGAAGGCTGGGGTGATGGCTACCCCAGTTTTATCTTTGGCCTCCTCATATCCCTGGGGGCTCTTGAGAGAGCCAGGAGTCATGGTAGGTGGTTCTCTCTGCTCAAGTCCCCTGGAATTAAGGGTCAGGCCTTTTAGcccaaaacagaaaagaaaaaaatcttttccagtAGAGAAGAGCAAGCCCACACATCTATGCAGCATTTTGTCCCCAAGAGTGCTGTGGGCAAGAAGTGTCCCTGGAGAGCATAAGGTGGTTTTCTGGGGCTGCCGTGGAAAGGGGGGTATGCCATGCCAGGAGTTCCCAGGACACTGTAAATAAATGCCTTTGGGTCCAGGAGCAAGAAGAGCCACTTTGCAGGGAGGGACTGAAAAGTGTATCTGCTCTTGGTCTCGGCCAAGAAGCCAGGAGAGCCAGGAGAGCAATGGAAAATGGCACCCAGGAGAGAGAGCTCTTTGCAGCTTCCTCAAAAGTGCTGGACCCAAGGAGTGAGGTCACTGCTGGCTGGGAGGATGGAGCCAGTGGCTGTGGGTGCCCCTGCCTCTGTAAGCAGACCTGCTGGGGGCCTGAGGAACCTTCCTCTCAGTTCCAAATCTAGCCTTGATGGCTCTTTCGCTTTTCCTATTGCTGTTTCATGGGATGCCAGCTCAGCGGCTTGCAAAggactccaggagtccagttctCAGGGTGGGACAGGAGCTGGAGACTGTATGGACAGCCAGTAGAGGAGGTGGGACAAGAAAGGGAGACTGACAGAggcccccccctctccctccctccctccttccctccctctcccccccccatcacTCTGCTGGCATCCAGTCCCATTCTACCACCATCCCAGGTGCAGACATTCctgtgccccgcccccacccacccccagagtAGGCTAGGGGCCAAGGAAGGGGCCACACTGTTTTCTGGGGCCCAAGAAAGGGCCTTAAGGTCAGTGATATGTCAGCCCATTCCTCATGATTTGCCTTGTGGGGGCCCAGGATGTATTTGTTGGAGAAGATTCTGAGATCATGTAGAAGCCCCTCCTCGGTAAACAGCGGTCAAGTAAGACCAGCTTGTTTTTAATTCAGTAGTCTAGGGGGTGATGGTCCAGAGCCTGTAAGATGGACAGCTTAGCTTCATACACAACTTCCAGGTCTGGGATAGAGTGGCTGCTTCCGCTCACATGAAAAGACAAGGAAGTGTGAACTCTTTCCTGTGAAGGGCCGGAGGCAGATATGTCTGTTGTTTCTGATAGCATCTTACTGGTCCGGACTTAGCTGCATGGCCACAGGTAGTTGCAAGGGGaactgggaaatgtagttttgagCAGGGCTGCTATGTGCCTGCCTCCGTTTGAGAGTTCTGTCTTACCAGCAGCACCTTTGTGGGAGGGGTGCAAATGGTTGCTCATCACGGGACCCTGCTCTCTCCCGCCTGCCCCACGGTTGAGGCACAGTCGGGACTTGCAGGTGTATGGGAAGAGTGGGTGGCCTCTCCCTGAGGCCCCTGACATTCCCTTGATGCCAATTTGCAGGGCTATCTGTGGAATGGTccgtgtttgtgcgtgtgtgtatatttatgggCATGGGTGCATGCTTGGTGTGTATTGTACATGTCTGTATCCATGTGTCCCTGTACTAAGATGATGCTCACGTGTGTGTGTAGGAGTATAGGCTTGGCTGTCCTCTTCCCTAGGACCTGGAGCCTATATAGTCTTGTCTCCTGTGGCTCCTCAAGATGCCTGAGGCAGGAAGTCCTTGGGGGACCTTGAAAGCAGGGCTAAAGGGAGtacagggtctgtctgtctgtctgtctgtttttcagaCTGAGGAATGGAATCTTGCTAGCTAGAGGACTATGCAGCTGGGAGCCCACCACCCCCTCAGCCTCTCTTCGCCCACTGATACCCCAGCACCTCCTGGATGATCTCATATTGGAGGCTTCCTGAGGGGTTTCTTCTGATTCAGCTCTGTCTGGAGCCGTTTACCAGGCGGTGCGGTGGGCGTGGTGTGGGGGCGACTCTGGCGAACAGGCACGAAGCAGGCTGAGGGGCTCTCTGGCTCCACTCCTCCCATTGAGGGGGGGAACCCATGAAACCTCCCTTCAAAGAACTTCCCTCTCTGGTTCCTCTTGGGACTGAGAGGTGGCCCCAGAAGTCAGGATGTCCCAGAGGCTTATGGGTCCATCTGTGCCAGGGCACTCCTCTGAGATGCCTGTGGGTGCTCCTGTGGGATGCCTCCCCCTCAAATGAAATCCTCACTCCACACTCTTGGTAACCTCAGCTGCTTCATAGATACCCCATTTCAGGCATTTCAGGGCTCCTGTGCACAGGTGACCAGTTCAGGGATACTGGGAAAGCACAGATCTAATGGGCTGGCCTTCTCTCTCAGaccagtaggaggaaaataaCCATTTCAACCAGGCAGGAAGAGGCCTGGTCGTGGGCTGAGAGACCACCCTGTGAGAGGTGAGGGCTAAAAAGTTTCACATCTAACTACAGCATACACTGGGAATTTGAGGGGCAGGGGACCCAGGACCATACCCTCAATATGAAGGGAAACTCTTTTGAATGTGAATGTGGGCGCATTCTCCAGGAACCACTGGCCTGTGACCTCTAAACCCAAGGAGGCCTGTTCGTTCCAGGCATCCAGCTGACCTCGTTCACCCAGGGGTCACAGCAGTCATAGGAGGCAGGCATGATGAAGCTTTGTGGGCGCAGGTGAGATTCAGGGTGGGAAGACAGGACCCACCCAGGCAGAAGGCAGGGCCCTGGGAAATGTGTAATTTAAGGAcaccaacaataataatagtattattttttttgtaaaggaAAATCAATATGTACATTCTGAAATCATTTTCTCTGTAAATGGTTGAATTTCATTTCACCCTTAAAGGGATGCTTAAAGGAGaagataatattaataataaaaacagctgcGAAGtctggagggtgtgtgtgtgtgtggccagttTGTGGGTACTCTGGGGCAGAGATGGGTGTGAGCAGAACGCAATGGTCTTGCTGCCCAGTCAGGACCTGTGGGGCGTGAGGCTCTCACAAGGACTGGATGCGTGGGGAGAAGGAAACTACCCAGTCCCTTCACTTAGGGGTGTGGTCACCCCCAACTTGGCTTGTTTCCTACCTGTGGATGGTATTACAGATACTAGGCCCCTGTTcagtgggaagaagaaggaagcttgtaTTCTAAAGCTGGTGACACCTCTTCTGGGACCAAGAGGACCCTCTAGGGATCCAGGTAAGGCATTGGTGGTTACTCCCACAGTTCTGCTTTGGGTACCCCTCACAACCAGTGTCTGTCAAAGGTTCTCGAAATGCCTCAGCCATGATCACACAACTGCTTAAACCTGGACCTGGGGGATGACAAGTGACCTCTTGTCTTGGAATGACCATCTCTGCCCTTGGTCCCTGAGGTCTTGGAGCACAGAGCCTCTTGTCCCTAGCTGGGTCCTATGGGCAGTCCCAGAGATGGCGGATCAGACCTTTGTAGGGCAACTGTGTCACCTCCACATTGGACCGAAGGTCCAGAAGCCAGAGGGTGACAGCAGTGTTAGTGGCCTGACCTGAGACCAGAGCTGCCCAGGTCTCTGGACACACTCCCAAAGTCCAAAAGGAGCTGAGTAGTTAGGGGCTTGGGGTAGGGTGGAGAGTGAATTCTGTAGAAGCCAAGAAGTGAAGATGAAGACACCCCAgcctggccagaagagggcgacagcGACCCACTCACCATCAGGTTTTACAAATCTAGTTTGTGTTGGGGGTGGATCCTCATCATcagtatttacaaaaaaaatacgTATATTTGCAGgcattggttattaaatattaagCATCTTCAGCCAAATTCTAGACTGAAAAATCTGCTCCATCGTGCCCATTTGACAAATGTGGAAAGTGAAGCCTAGACACCCCACACCTGCCTCAGACATCGGTGCAGCACATGGCAAGTTCGAGTTCACCTGTGGTCAGCGGCTGATGGCACTGTGGGACTGCACTTCCTGCGCATTggcaggctgaggagggagacaggaagagacagaggagaggataGGCACTGTGACGTAGCTAAAGCTGCTCGCCAAGCCAGGCGTGGGCCCAGGTCGGGGTGCACAGGACAGTCTCTGCTGTTCAGATGCTGGCAGTTATGGGGGGACACAGCCAGGGGAGTGCAAACCCTGGATGGTGAGGTGAGGGCTGGGGCACAGGTATCACACCCCAGCAAGTACGCTGTATTGTGTCTTCCTCGATGGCTGTCTGGGTAGGTGTGGGTACCAGCAGGCTCCATGACCCCAGGTCAGGGTATTCTTTGACTGTCTCCAGCCTCTAAACATGAGGCATACAGTGCTTGAGTGCATAAAGAGGACTAATGACATCTGTAAACCTTCATCCAGAGGGGACAGCTGAGAGCCACATGGATACAGCTGCCAGATTCACCATTAAAACGCCACTGCCAAGGGACTGAGAGGTGGCTggggacctaagtttgattcccagcacacacatccaGTGGTTGTGACAAGCTCTGTGGGATCCAAGTCTACTGGCTTCCTAAGGCATTTGTGCCGTGCACAAAcctttacacacatatacataatttttttttttcccgagacagagtttccctgtgtagctttgcacctttcctggaactcactctgtagcccaggctggcctcaaactcacagagatccgcctgcctctgcctcctgagtgctaggattaaaggcttgcgctgctgctgctgccgccgccgccaccacccggccacatatacataattaagcATAAAAACAATAGATtctggggctggagcgatggttTTCAGCGATTAAGAATTCTTACTGCTCTTGATAATGGaccagtttggttcctagcacccacattaggcaactTACaaacacttgtaactccagctcaggggacCTGATATCCTCTCTGAAATGTGgatatacataaacacacccctacatatacataaataaaaataaggattttttttttttcccacaggatCTTAcgtttgtagtcctggctgtcctagaactctctttgtagaacaggttggccttgaactcacagaggtccacctgcctttgcctcccaagtgctggaattaaatatgTCCACCACCATACCgggatttaaaacaacaacaacaaaaacaaaccacttcTAGCCAGGTCTGAGTACAGGGCAGCAGAAACCTGAGATCCCGAAAGCCTGCCACCCCCAGAGCTCTTTGGAAGCCCCTCCCCTGTACCTACAAATGTATACTCAAAGCACACATCAGTAAAAGGTTCTGCTCGCCAGCATCTTTAGCCTCAGTTACTCTGATAAATTCCAAGagatttgccaggtggtggtggtgcacgtctttagtcccagcactagggagacagagccaggtgagttcaaggccagcctggtctacagagcgagatccaggacaggcaccaaaactacacagagaaaccctgtctcgaaaaaaaaaaaaaatccaagagatTCATGTACAGCGAGAAGttaattcctttttattataaaatgtaggggctggctgtggtaccacacacctttaatctcagcatttgagaggccaAAGCAGGTGGGTACCTATGAGCATGATGCTAGCCTGGTGTCCAAAGTAAAGCATGTCAATCCTCCCtgtcaacaaaaccaaaaccaaccaaccaaacaaaaaacaatactgCACCCAAGCTGCACCCTGATCCAGCCTCCTGAGCTCACTTACATTAAGCCACTGAGCTATGAGGTACCTTAATTAGACTAGGTTCAATTAGACTTGTAAGTGACAGATacactttgtttttaataaacgACAGAAAAGCCAACCCAAACTACAAAGGCAGAGAAGGAATTTGCTGCCTCGTTGACAGTTAAGATCCAGGTGATGTCTGCTTCCATGTGGCTTGAGGCACAGGTCATTGTCACAGTGTCCTCTCGCTCTAGAGCTGGCTGAACTCTACTTTCCAGCTTCTGGGTCCCTATAGAGGTTGTCCTCGGACTTTTGAGTTGGTCACAAGTGGCTCCAATCTTCACAATCTCTTTTCTTCAGACTTAGCACAGAAGAAACAGGCCTTTCCTTTAGAGTCCTGAGCCTGGGGACTTGGAGACAGTTTAGTTGTAAGGTACTTGAAACACAGGGatggggacccgagttcagatccccagcattcatgttaaaaaaaaaaaaaatgggcacaGTAGCATATtcttagaatcccagcactgggaaggcagagacagcaaggtccctggagctggctggccaaGTAGTCTAGCTCATGGgtgaggtccaggttcagtgagggaccctgtctcaaaacataggGTAGAACCTGgaggcccacgcctttaatcccagcaccgggaggcaaagccaggcggatctctgtgagttcgaggccagcctaggttacagagtgagttccaggaaaggcataaagctacaaagagagaccttgtctcaaaaaaaaaaaaaagagtgactgaggaagacactggatgtCAACCTTAGCCCATACACACAGGTGAATGaattacttgttttgttttgaaacaaagtttTTCTATGAAACAGTCCTGcttattctggaactcactctgtagaccaggctggccttgaattcacagagattgcctgcctctgcagtgctggaattaaaggcgtgcaccactacagcTCGGTTATGAATTTACTTGTGAGCACACAtactagcatgcacacacatagtctTGGGcttgagctggacatggtggtgcattccCATAATCccgagcatttgggaggcagaggtagaaaaaCTGTCATAAGTTCGAGACTGTCTtgatctacatactgagttctaggctagccaagaCTACCTTATTAGATCCTTCTCAAAAtaaaggctgggggggggggattagagcactggctgctcttccagaggacctgggtttgataccTAGCACCCATAAATTaccacagctgcctataactccaatttcaggggaccTAGTgctctttggcctctgtgggcacactACAAGTGTGCTTTGTCCTCacttatatgcaggcaaaacactgatacacataagattatttttaaaaatctttaaaattttttagttatatagagccaggggtggtggtgaatgcctttaatcttagcattcaggagacagaggaaggtggatcactgagttcaaggccagcctggtctatagaacaagttccaggacagccatggctacccagagaaaccctgtcttgaaaaacaaaaacaaaaacaaaaaagaataaacaaggcCTTGAGCCTGGATCTCATTGGCTTCCACTGGGTGTGATGAACATCCTTGAACAGATCTGGGGGATTTGGGCAGAATCTCAGATCAGTTTAGACACTTAGGTCCGACAGCGTTCAGTCTATACCAGCAAGGAAAGGCTAGTTtcctgaaggaaatcaggacaagaTGTCACCCTTGGCACCTCAGGTGTCCTTGTCCAGCCTCTCAGCACTCACCAGCCCTTGCTCAAACCCCTCTCCCGGATCCTCATCTGTCAAATGGTTTTTTTGTATTGCAACCTTCCAGCGGTGGTGGGCGGAACCCTCCAGCAGTGATGGGCGGAACCCTCCAGGGGTGGTGGGCGGAACCCTCCAGCAGTGATGGGCGGAACCCTCCAGGGGTGGTGGGCGGGTATGTGGCGCTTGCAGCAGAGTCAGAGCTTGGTGGAAGTTTGTAAACACCTTAACCATGACCCtgtctgccccctcctcctcctttgatGTGGGATACAGGACACATGGGTCATGCATCTCTTCCTGTGgcttcttccctccacctccGTGACTCATCAGTCTCATCCTTctgtcctgcctcttccttcttcctcaccGTCCTCCTGGCCTCATTTTTCTCCCCAGGAATCTGTGTGCTCTGCCTGTGACTCTCAAAACCCAACAAGGTGGAGCTGGTTGCACCTCTCCAGAGTGTTCTCTTTACTGAGCACCAGCTCACTGTCCAGCTGCCTGTTGGAAGGGCCCCAAGGCGTCAAGGTCTCCTCAGATGCCACAGGGCCAATGCGGAACTTCTCCTCCTTCTGAGATTCTTTTCCTGGACTCTCCATCCTGCTCTTGACCCGGTATCCATCCAGTGGCATCAGCTGGAAATCGGGCGGTGTCCTGGGGTGCCCCTTCCCAACAGCAGCTACTCTTGGAATGGCTTAGTGCCTGGGACAGATACGACTTGAAAACCCAAGAGTATGAGGCTAGCTTAGACTTCCTGTGACCCtgtcggaaaaaaacaaaaaacaaaaacaaaacaaagcaagcaaacagaaacccgtagtcaaagaagagagaaacacccaggcatggtggtacactcctttaatcccggagctcagtaggcagagggagaaattcagtgagttcaaggccagtctgttctacacaTGGAGTTCCAaaataaccagggctacatagtaagacgatgatgacaacacacacacacacacacacacacacacacacacacacacacacacatatcgcTGTGTGCTTGGctcaaaaaattttatttatttacttttacttttttttttttgagacagggtttctctgtgtaaccctagctacacagtcctggaactcgctctgtagaccacccggctctcctagaact contains:
- the Mgat3 gene encoding beta-1,4-mannosyl-glycoprotein 4-beta-N-acetylglucosaminyltransferase, giving the protein MRRYKLFLMFCMAGLCLISFLHFFKTLSYVTFPRELASLSPNLVSSFFWNNAPVTPQASPEPGGADLLRTPLYSHSPLLQPLSPSKATEELHRVDFFLSEDTTEYFVRTKAGGVCFKPGTKMLEKPSSGRTEEKPEAAEGSSARGPARRPMRHVLNARERPGSRGTRRKWVECVCLPGWHGPSCGVPTVVQYSNLPTKERLVPREVPRRVINAININHEFDLLDVRFHELGDVVDAFVVCESNFTAYGEPRPLKFREMLTNGTFEYIRHKVLYVFLDHFPPGGRQDGWIADDYLRTFLTQDGVSRLRNLRPDDVFIINDADEIPARDGVLFLKLYDGWTEPFAFHMRKSLYGFFWKQPGTLEVVSGCTVDMLQAVYGLDGIRLRRRQYYTMPNFRQYENRTGHILVQWSLGSPLHFAGWHCSWCFTPEGIYFKLVSAQNGDFPRWGDYEDKRDLNYIRSLIRTGGWFDGTQQEYPPADPSEHMYAPKYLLKNYDQFRYLLDNPYREPKSTVEGGRRNPGSEGRSPAARGKLDAVEG